The DNA segment CCTGAACAGGAGCGCCTCTTTTTCAACCCTGACTTTGGCTACTTAGATTCCGAAGGGACAGGCATAAGCAGAATACTTCTTAGAGCTAAACATGATCCTGATCATACACCTGCAAGTCCTTAAAATATTACCGGCAAAAAATCCCGCCCCGGAATCTTTCCGGAGCGGGATTACTTTATTAAAATCTATCAAACCCGTCTTCATCACTATCATAGCCGCCTGAACTTGATGGAAGCCTTTTTGTTCCTATCCTCTCAAGCTTGAAAAAAGACATGCTCTGCTGCAACATCTGTCCTTGCGCTGAAAGCTCCTCAGAAGTTGAAGCCATTTCCTCGGAAGCTGAGGCGTTCTGCTGGATAATCTTATCAAGTTGCTGGATAGCCTGATTTATCTGCGTTACACCCGTATTCTGTTCGTCACTGGCGGCGGCTATTTCCTGCACAAGCTCTGCGGTCTTGCGGATACTCGGAACAAGCTCTTGAAGCATTCCTCCGGCCCGTTCTGCCACAACCACAGATGAAGAGGACAGTTCGCTAATTTCGGATGCGGCGATTCCGCTTCTTTCGGCCAGCTTTCTAACCTCTGCCGCAACAACCGCAAATCCCTTGCCGTGCTCTCCGGCCCGGGCGGCTTCAATTGCAGCGTTAAGTGCAAGCAAATTAGTCTGCCTTGCTATCTCTTCAATTATCATAATTTTTTCAGCAATACTCTTCATGGCTGTAACAGCTTCACCTACGGCCTGCCCACTCTGTTCAGCCTGCTCCTGTGCCTTCTCTGCAACACCTTCAGTCTGCTTTGCATTATCAGCATTCTGTTTAATGTTGGCCCCCATTTCCTCCATGGAAGAAGAAACCTCTTCAATCGAAGCAGCTTGCTCCGTAGCTCCCTGCGAGAGGCTTTCTGCCGAAGCAGACAACTCTTCACTTCCGCTGGCAACATTTTCAGTTGCACTGTTTACACTGGAAACAACAGCTCTAAGCTCGTTCACCATGTTCCGCATTCCATCAGCAAGCTTACCCAGTTCATCGTTACGCTTTAGATCAACATCGGCAGAAAGATCTCCTGTGCTGACCAGACTGACGAAGTCGAGTCCTTTGCGCAAAGGAACAAGTATCCCGCTGGAAATAAGCCAAGCCATAAAAATTCCTGCAACAGCAGCAAGAATTACAACGATCACGATCATGCGCTTCGTACTTTCTGCCTGACGGAGCATCTGCTCATCTGTCATAATATTGTCCGCAACAGTAGCTCGGATTTCTGTCAAAATACTTTGTACTGATTTAAGGGCCGGAACGGTTTGCGTCGCATAAATACTGGCGGCTTCATCAAGAGCTTTCAATTTAGCATCATGCCAGGAAATCAAACCGTCGACTTTTGAGAGTGTATCTGCGGCAGCTTTTTCAACTTCAGTTATAAAATAATTCTGAGCTCCGGCACGATCATTATTTTTCAACAAGTTATTAAGAGTTATTACGGAATCATGAAGCCTGCTATGCGGGCCCGTGATGGATTTAAGCAAGGCTCCATACTCTGGATCGTTATCCGCTTTTGCCTGATTTTCAGTGGAGTAAAGCCACTTACCCAGCCCGCACTTATGCGGATCAGCCTGAACATCAATGAACCTGACTTGTGGATTCATAAGTTCTTTAACAATTGTGTTCATCCATTTGAGATGATCCAACTTTTTTTCTCTTAAAAAACTTCCCAGTTCAGGGTCTACAGGCTGATACTTCTCCTTAATGGCAATAGCAGATTTATGAAGTTTATTATGAGGGTCTTCGATTTTTGCTAAAAAAGGTTTAATCGCCGGAACAAGGTCTTCCGCTTTTTTCCGGGCATCACTATAATACCATTTTCCGAACCCGCATTTATGAGGATCACTCTGCACGTCCAGCGTATTTACATTTTTATCAGTCAGAAGACTGTTAACCTGATTGGCCCAATTCAGGTGATCTACAATCTTTTGAACAAAATCACCCCGAAGCTTATTCCCCGCAATAACATCTTCAGCGTTATGCACGATGTCTCCAATTCCAAGGACTGACCAAACGCCAAGCAAAACTAATAAGGTTATTACTGAACCAAATCCCACAGAAAATTTATAAACGAGATTCAAATCCTTCCAGCTCATAATAAACTCCTTAAAAGCAATAATTGCAGGGAACTTCGCGCTCAAAAATATATTATTTAAATTAAAACAACCCACCCTTGAGGAGTTGAGCGCTCACACCTCTTTAAAATATAACACGTCTCTACTTTAAATGAAACAAAATATGCAGCTACCATTATCTTATTAATTTTTTAAACACAAAAACATTCATCCTCGCCTTGACTAAAAATATTCACGATAAAAAGGGTAGGACCAGCAGACAAGAAGCTCTGAAAAAGAATTATTATAGGGTTAGGTTTCCCTGTTTCCACGTTCAAAGATTTACCCGGTGGTTTCCATTCTTTGCGTTGCAGCCTCGTCTGTTGTATTCTAGTAACAGCAAAACAACTCGGGCAGGGACGGTTTTCAGCCGTTCCTGCCTTCTGATTAATTACTCCAAGGTGCACAATGTTTAAAAAATTTCGTTTAAAATATCATGAAAGAATGGCCTTCAACGGTTTCGTTAAATCTGAATTTAAAAAAGCAATTAAACACTTTAAGAAAATTGCAGCCATTGCACCTGAAAGACAAGGTATCAACTTCAACATGGCTGTCTGCCTTATTTCTCTTCGTAAATATGAAGAAGCTGAAGAGTATCTGCAAAAAGAACTTGAATGCGGAACACCCGGCCTCCCCCTGCTACAGGCTCTAGCCGAAAATTCATTTTTGTGCGGCAACCGCAAAGAAGCACTCAGCCGCTACGAAAGAATACTTAAAGAAAATATCCCGGATAAAACTCGCAGATTCACTGAATTAAAAATTAAGATCATGGAAAATGAAAAAACCTTTAAAAATGCTTTAAAA comes from the Maridesulfovibrio ferrireducens genome and includes:
- a CDS encoding tetratricopeptide repeat protein, which translates into the protein MFKKFRLKYHERMAFNGFVKSEFKKAIKHFKKIAAIAPERQGINFNMAVCLISLRKYEEAEEYLQKELECGTPGLPLLQALAENSFLCGNRKEALSRYERILKENIPDKTRRFTELKIKIMENEKTFKNALKSRNYIDKGDIFLEQGDFVNARKNFTKATKLDLTCFQAHNNLGVIAMNHFNDYKLALTHFEKADELNDIPAVQMNIHKLNEAILKEQNNNDD